One window of the Lujinxingia sediminis genome contains the following:
- a CDS encoding type I restriction endonuclease subunit R has protein sequence MSEESAVELPGLRFLESLGYTELSAAEVNAQRESLERVVLKDTLVDALVRINAIGRATALSVCNELAGLGDNEAWFKRLRGQYSKMVPGESTSKTIRLLDFERPQNNTWGVTRQFYVRAGGRVIEADLVVFVNGIPLVVIEAKDITVGVGKGIAQIRRYEQDVEALFAPNAFNIATTGATLRYGATGSPLQYWFDWPESTIPGEPFARTQAMERGFTELLTPARLLDLIAHFIVFERDATGQKVIKKICRYQQLRAVNKMVARVIEGEHRKGLIWHTQGSGKSLTMVFATLKLKFHRGIEHPQLKNPNILVITDRNDLDAQISSTFAACGLPNPRHARSSAELRALIDQKSPGRVITSTIFKLDGDDPRLQGATLKARQDAAARLAAPDSSNWIVLVDECHRTQEALLGAYLRATFPEAFFFGFTGTPVKKNDKDTYANFGAPGEGYLDKYGIDEAVRDGATVEVRYTARLPEWHLDDAALDAAFEQDFAHEDDATRRRLKERGAQRSDLARLPARIAQIAADIWQHFRTHIHPDGYKAQIVTVDRKAVAEHKEALDAVIAAWYVAEQGLSESEARLRATGHSAAIYSANANDRGEVLEDEELRGVVRFQLSEAEQKDAIKRFRDPDDPLSFLIVCDKLLTGFDAPVEQAMYLDKPLRDHNLLQAITRTNRRYGDKPYGLIVDYFGVSKNLQDALSAYRADDVKNAMRPESGLHDELRDAHREVMAMIDPGVRSNALHAVRALGSLDRYYDFCQRAKTFIALYAALMPDPVVIPYAPDFKLVGAMIPVGKIEWEHEEPDLDFAHYSAKIRQMLANHVEVTGIRQLCTLRPLSDPRFWTDFNDPDAEDSRDLHTAAVRKTAELKKIIAEKLAENAERYASFSERLKELIAQFQLGLFDDADKLDALESVARDLQAEDAAHQSSRLSERAFGIWSILKTTVAHDADANPDDASPTEGQADAPPTEGHPTEGQTESTSYAEAYADGTTHAQRLTALEALAADIAALYQSDELATIRWQEKGSVRHELRKRVRHMLLRHDVPRWEELPEKIETFALKHFAKS, from the coding sequence ATGAGTGAAGAAAGCGCCGTCGAACTCCCGGGCCTGCGATTTCTGGAGTCGCTGGGCTACACCGAGCTGAGCGCCGCCGAGGTGAACGCGCAGCGGGAGAGCCTTGAGCGGGTGGTGTTGAAAGACACGCTCGTCGACGCGCTGGTGCGCATCAACGCCATTGGGCGCGCCACGGCGCTGAGCGTCTGCAACGAGCTCGCGGGCCTGGGCGATAACGAGGCCTGGTTTAAGCGGCTGCGCGGGCAGTACTCAAAGATGGTACCTGGCGAGTCGACCTCGAAGACGATTCGCCTCCTGGACTTTGAGCGGCCGCAGAACAACACCTGGGGGGTCACCCGGCAGTTTTATGTGCGCGCCGGCGGCAGGGTGATCGAGGCCGACCTGGTGGTCTTTGTGAACGGCATCCCGCTGGTGGTGATCGAGGCCAAAGACATCACCGTGGGCGTTGGCAAAGGCATCGCGCAGATCCGCCGCTACGAGCAGGATGTGGAGGCGCTCTTTGCGCCCAACGCCTTCAACATCGCGACCACCGGTGCCACGCTGCGCTACGGTGCCACGGGCTCGCCCCTGCAATACTGGTTCGACTGGCCGGAGTCCACGATTCCCGGCGAGCCCTTCGCCAGAACCCAGGCCATGGAGCGCGGCTTCACCGAGCTTCTGACGCCGGCGCGCCTCCTCGACCTCATCGCCCATTTCATCGTGTTTGAGCGCGACGCCACGGGCCAAAAGGTCATCAAAAAAATCTGCCGCTACCAGCAGCTCCGCGCCGTCAACAAGATGGTCGCGCGCGTCATCGAGGGCGAACACCGCAAGGGGCTGATCTGGCATACCCAGGGCTCGGGCAAGTCGCTCACGATGGTGTTTGCCACCCTCAAGCTCAAGTTTCACCGGGGCATCGAGCACCCACAGCTCAAAAACCCCAACATCCTGGTGATCACCGACCGCAACGACCTCGACGCCCAGATTTCCAGTACCTTTGCGGCCTGCGGGCTGCCCAACCCGCGCCACGCCCGCTCCTCGGCCGAGCTGCGCGCGCTCATCGACCAGAAGAGCCCCGGGCGCGTGATCACCTCCACCATCTTTAAGCTCGACGGCGACGACCCACGCCTGCAGGGCGCCACCCTCAAAGCGCGCCAGGACGCCGCCGCCCGGCTCGCTGCCCCCGACAGTTCCAACTGGATCGTGCTCGTCGACGAATGCCACCGCACCCAGGAAGCGTTGTTGGGCGCCTACCTGCGCGCCACCTTCCCCGAGGCCTTTTTCTTTGGCTTTACGGGCACCCCCGTCAAAAAGAACGACAAAGACACCTACGCCAATTTTGGCGCCCCGGGTGAGGGCTATCTCGACAAATACGGCATCGACGAGGCCGTGCGCGACGGCGCCACGGTGGAAGTGCGCTACACCGCGCGCCTCCCGGAATGGCACCTGGACGACGCCGCCCTCGACGCCGCCTTCGAGCAGGATTTTGCCCACGAAGACGACGCCACTCGCCGCAGACTCAAAGAGCGGGGCGCGCAGCGCAGCGACCTTGCGCGCCTTCCGGCCCGCATCGCGCAGATCGCCGCCGACATCTGGCAGCACTTTCGCACCCACATTCACCCCGACGGCTACAAAGCCCAGATCGTCACCGTCGACCGCAAGGCCGTCGCCGAGCATAAGGAGGCGCTCGATGCCGTGATCGCCGCCTGGTACGTCGCCGAGCAGGGCCTCTCCGAATCCGAGGCGCGCCTTCGCGCCACCGGCCACAGCGCCGCCATCTACTCCGCCAACGCCAACGATCGCGGCGAGGTGCTGGAGGATGAGGAGCTACGCGGGGTGGTGCGTTTTCAGCTGAGCGAGGCGGAGCAAAAAGACGCCATCAAACGCTTTCGCGACCCCGACGATCCCCTCTCCTTCCTCATCGTCTGCGACAAGCTCCTCACCGGCTTCGACGCCCCTGTCGAGCAGGCGATGTACCTGGACAAGCCCCTGCGCGACCACAACCTGCTTCAGGCCATCACCCGCACCAACCGCCGCTATGGCGACAAACCCTACGGGCTGATCGTCGACTACTTTGGCGTGTCCAAAAACCTGCAAGACGCCCTCTCGGCCTACCGGGCCGACGACGTCAAAAACGCGATGCGCCCCGAATCGGGCCTTCACGACGAGCTGCGCGACGCCCACCGCGAGGTCATGGCCATGATCGACCCCGGCGTGCGCTCGAATGCCCTCCACGCCGTCCGGGCGCTGGGCAGCCTCGACCGCTATTACGACTTCTGCCAGCGCGCCAAAACCTTCATCGCCCTCTACGCCGCGCTGATGCCCGACCCCGTCGTCATCCCCTACGCCCCGGACTTCAAACTCGTGGGGGCCATGATCCCGGTCGGCAAAATCGAGTGGGAGCACGAAGAACCCGATCTCGATTTCGCCCATTACAGCGCCAAAATCCGCCAGATGCTCGCCAACCACGTGGAGGTCACCGGCATCCGCCAGCTCTGCACCCTGCGCCCCTTAAGCGACCCCCGCTTCTGGACGGACTTTAACGACCCCGACGCCGAGGACTCCCGCGACCTGCACACCGCCGCGGTGCGCAAGACCGCCGAGCTCAAGAAAATCATCGCCGAAAAGCTCGCCGAAAACGCCGAGCGCTACGCCAGTTTTAGCGAACGCCTCAAAGAGCTCATCGCCCAATTCCAGCTCGGCCTCTTCGACGACGCCGACAAACTCGACGCCCTCGAATCCGTCGCCCGCGACCTTCAGGCCGAAGACGCCGCCCACCAATCCTCTCGCCTCAGCGAGCGCGCCTTCGGCATCTGGTCCATCCTCAAAACCACGGTCGCACACGACGCCGACGCCAACCCTGACGACGCATCTCCGACCGAGGGTCAGGCCGACGCCCCACCCACCGAGGGCCACCCGACCGAGGGTCAGACCGAAAGCACCTCCTACGCCGAGGCCTACGCCGACGGCACCACCCACGCCCAACGCTTAACGGCGCTCGAAGCCCTCGCCGCAGACATCGCCGCCCTTTATCAGTCCGACGAACTCGCTACCATTCGCTGGCAGGAGAAGGGCTCGGTGCGCCACGAGCTGCGCAAACGGGTGCGCCACATGCTCCTGCGCCACGACGTGCCCCGCTGGGAGGAGCTGCCCGAAAAGATCGAGACCTTTGCCCTCAAGCATTTTGCGAAATCATGA
- a CDS encoding M48 family metallopeptidase, which yields MSPTAPPHPEHGLSEHGELKVGESTIPYSVRLSARATKKRLEVTPTGVVVIAPQDTPASGPGSVEAFLLQNRRALYQAYSELQRREALDTTLPQTWERGAKLMYRGRNLMLEIHEADVPNVQIRCPSRFHVEVPRGLTPARRRAALRHAFHAWLRSRALKDARHFCAHYAARLGSEFAGAEVELGDYQHMWGSCGKDGVLRIHWRLVQAPRVALEYVCAHEVAHLRHRNHDPEFWETLGGLMPDWNAAKEVLERWERERFGGGREL from the coding sequence ATGAGCCCCACCGCCCCCCCACATCCCGAACATGGCCTGTCGGAACATGGCGAGCTGAAGGTCGGCGAGTCGACGATCCCCTACAGCGTGCGGTTGAGCGCGCGCGCCACGAAGAAGCGCCTGGAGGTCACCCCCACCGGCGTCGTCGTCATCGCCCCCCAGGACACGCCCGCCAGCGGCCCCGGCAGCGTCGAGGCCTTTTTGCTCCAAAATCGCCGCGCGCTCTACCAGGCCTACAGCGAGCTGCAACGCCGCGAGGCCCTCGACACCACCCTCCCCCAGACCTGGGAGCGCGGCGCCAAACTCATGTACCGCGGCCGCAACCTCATGCTCGAAATCCATGAGGCCGACGTCCCAAACGTCCAGATCCGCTGCCCCAGCCGCTTCCACGTCGAGGTGCCCCGAGGCTTAACCCCCGCGCGCCGCCGCGCCGCCCTGCGCCACGCGTTTCATGCCTGGTTGCGCAGTCGGGCTTTGAAGGACGCCCGCCACTTCTGCGCCCACTACGCAGCCCGGTTGGGCTCGGAGTTCGCGGGTGCCGAAGTGGAACTCGGCGACTACCAACATATGTGGGGAAGCTGCGGCAAGGACGGCGTCCTGCGCATCCACTGGCGCTTGGTGCAGGCACCGAGGGTCGCGCTGGAGTACGTCTGCGCCCACGAGGTCGCCCACCTCCGCCACCGCAACCACGACCCGGAGTTCTGGGAGACGTTGGGAGGCCTGATGCCCGATTGGAACGCGGCGAAGGAAGTGTTGGAGAGGTGGGAGAGGGAGAGGTTTGGGGGTGGGAGGGAGTTGTGA